Proteins co-encoded in one Andreesenia angusta genomic window:
- a CDS encoding alanine/glycine:cation symporter family protein: protein MMDVVHKINSLMWGPILIPLLVGTGIFYTIRLKFVQSMTGKAYKEVFGGALKKSGKADEEGMSSFQALATAIAAQVGTGNLAGVATALAAGGPGAIFWMWVSAFFGMATNYGEAVLGQLYKTKVDGQITGGPAYYISQGIKNRYLAGFFAVAIILALGFMGNMVQANSIVDVSKNVVDVSPIIIGIIVAVIVGGILVGGISGIASFTEKVVPFMAVLYIVGGLAVIFMNAENIIPSLRDIFVGAFDPQALGGGLLGITVMNVIRYGVARGLFSNEAGMGSTPHAHAVAKVDHPGEQGLVALVGVTFDTMIICTLTALIILTSGAMDSGASGAALTQIGFERSFGHAGTVFVAVALFFFALTTIVGWYYFGEGNIRYLFGKRGVLPYKILVLVMIIFGSTLDVAMVWELADMFNGFMIFPNLVALLILSPKVVEALEEYKNVERLKVQKQK from the coding sequence ATGATGGATGTAGTGCATAAGATCAATAGCCTTATGTGGGGGCCGATACTCATACCACTGCTAGTTGGAACAGGAATTTTCTATACTATAAGACTTAAATTTGTCCAGAGCATGACGGGCAAGGCGTATAAAGAGGTTTTCGGTGGAGCTTTAAAGAAAAGCGGCAAGGCTGACGAAGAGGGGATGAGTTCGTTCCAGGCGCTGGCTACAGCGATAGCTGCACAGGTTGGAACGGGTAATCTGGCTGGAGTTGCAACGGCACTTGCGGCAGGAGGACCAGGAGCTATATTCTGGATGTGGGTCAGTGCGTTCTTTGGAATGGCTACAAACTACGGAGAGGCCGTTCTAGGACAGCTTTACAAGACCAAGGTAGACGGACAGATAACTGGTGGACCTGCTTATTACATAAGCCAGGGTATAAAGAACAGATATTTGGCAGGATTCTTTGCGGTAGCAATCATATTGGCGCTTGGGTTTATGGGGAATATGGTTCAAGCGAACTCGATAGTGGATGTAAGTAAAAACGTGGTGGATGTATCACCGATAATAATAGGAATAATAGTTGCAGTTATAGTAGGTGGAATACTTGTAGGCGGAATTTCTGGAATAGCTTCTTTTACAGAGAAAGTGGTTCCTTTTATGGCAGTACTCTATATAGTTGGAGGACTTGCAGTTATATTTATGAATGCTGAAAACATAATACCATCGCTAAGAGATATATTTGTAGGTGCATTCGATCCTCAGGCGCTTGGCGGAGGACTGCTTGGAATAACTGTCATGAACGTAATAAGATACGGAGTTGCCAGAGGTCTTTTCTCTAACGAGGCAGGTATGGGTTCTACACCTCATGCGCATGCCGTTGCCAAAGTTGACCATCCTGGAGAGCAGGGGCTAGTGGCACTTGTAGGAGTTACTTTTGACACTATGATAATCTGTACACTTACAGCTCTTATAATACTGACTTCTGGAGCTATGGACAGTGGAGCTTCTGGAGCGGCCCTTACTCAGATAGGGTTTGAGAGGTCGTTTGGACATGCAGGAACAGTATTTGTAGCTGTGGCGCTATTCTTCTTTGCGCTGACTACAATAGTGGGCTGGTATTACTTCGGAGAAGGTAATATAAGATACCTTTTCGGTAAAAGAGGGGTTCTTCCTTACAAGATACTTGTGCTTGTGATGATAATATTCGGATCTACTCTTGACGTGGCTATGGTTTGGGAGCTTGCTGACATGTTCAATGGCTTTATGATCTTCCCTAACCTCGTGGCACTTCTGATACTTTCACCTAAAGTAGTGGAGGCACTCGAAGAATACAAGAACGTGGAACGACTAAAAGTTCAAAAACAGAAATAA
- a CDS encoding DUF2877 domain-containing protein — protein MKPRYIDYSLKQYIDIKGMARGRVAEISSDVFTVLADGNLIYFVKDEQYLSPLSIVVEEPENFKVKGISINDDVTFESGRVAIGDKLEMAISDVEVINIKFEDFTGTGDECVLGRNLKVIEDCIYSNGKHEGIAPVVFEIGEYVGGYKNYLDIKIHNNLYTSLIFEKMIKFMDKMSSGEIDGIWNYSGEIVGLGPGITPSSNDFLCGLMNTLIYGGRFFGLSTPKVHRFNEELLLGLECKRDRISHYIMKSSIYGKTQKIVAEVVSGAFSLEDEEDYRSKLKALINFGDITGTDMLCGIYMGYRTLQSENFREKLV, from the coding sequence ATGAAACCTAGGTATATTGACTACAGCTTAAAGCAGTACATAGATATAAAGGGAATGGCGAGGGGAAGAGTTGCGGAGATTTCGAGCGACGTGTTCACGGTTTTGGCAGACGGCAATCTGATATACTTCGTAAAAGACGAGCAGTACCTAAGCCCCCTGTCGATAGTGGTGGAAGAGCCTGAAAACTTTAAGGTCAAGGGGATTTCTATAAACGACGATGTGACTTTCGAATCTGGCAGAGTGGCTATAGGCGACAAGCTGGAGATGGCTATTTCAGATGTTGAAGTTATAAATATTAAATTTGAGGACTTCACAGGGACTGGAGACGAGTGTGTCTTAGGGCGCAATTTGAAGGTCATAGAGGACTGCATCTACTCTAACGGAAAGCACGAGGGGATAGCGCCTGTAGTATTTGAGATAGGTGAGTATGTAGGAGGCTACAAGAACTACTTGGACATAAAGATCCACAACAACCTGTACACATCCTTGATATTTGAGAAGATGATAAAATTTATGGACAAGATGTCGTCTGGGGAGATAGATGGAATATGGAATTACTCTGGGGAGATAGTGGGACTTGGCCCTGGGATAACTCCTTCTTCCAATGACTTTCTGTGTGGGCTTATGAACACGCTTATCTACGGCGGGAGATTTTTTGGGCTGAGCACACCGAAGGTACACAGGTTCAATGAAGAGTTGCTGCTGGGGCTAGAGTGCAAAAGAGACAGGATAAGCCACTATATAATGAAGTCGAGCATATACGGCAAGACCCAGAAGATTGTGGCCGAAGTTGTTTCAGGTGCTTTTTCACTGGAAGATGAAGAGGACTACAGGTCCAAGCTTAAGGCACTTATAAACTTCGGGGACATAACGGGAACTGACATGCTCTGCGGAATATACATGGGGTACAGGACGCTACAGAGTGAAAATTTCAGAGAAAAGCTGGTTTAA
- the rpoN gene encoding RNA polymerase factor sigma-54, whose translation MINQSISLNPKLNQHLKLSPLVMQQLKLLQLSQVELLEHIADELEQNPLLQSEGEPVMSAEDFSSYFKSLNEMKMSFEKDDEITEPSISYTPTLSEHLLSQLPFLDISERELKSCKIIIGNLDEKGYLCTDLDELSEHFHIPVELLISSLKAVQSLDPKGVGARNLEECLWLQAESHGDSAVLRRIIYDHLADVAENRMKLVSKSLGVSLQKLDSLIQFLRSLDPKPGLQYEHASHISTEFIVPDVYIEFEDDLPKAKIPESLSPKLSINSYYKKLLESDSDPKSKVYLTEKLNRAVFLLKSIEQRKSTLIAVTESIALFQSDFLQGRSELLPLNMKDVSEKLGIHESTVSRAVKGKYVHSPAGVFPLKFFFSSKRSPSGDSSSSLKSRLAELVSSEDPKKPYSDQKLAEILNSEGFKTARRTVSKYREELNIKTSSLRKIHK comes from the coding sequence ATGATTAATCAATCTATATCTTTAAACCCAAAACTAAATCAGCATTTAAAGCTCTCTCCTCTTGTGATGCAGCAGCTGAAGCTGCTACAGCTAAGCCAAGTCGAACTCCTAGAGCATATCGCAGACGAGCTGGAGCAGAACCCTCTGCTGCAAAGCGAAGGCGAGCCTGTTATGTCGGCCGAAGACTTCTCGTCTTACTTCAAAAGCTTGAACGAGATGAAGATGTCTTTCGAAAAAGACGACGAGATTACAGAGCCTTCTATCTCGTACACGCCTACGCTCTCGGAGCACCTACTCTCTCAACTTCCTTTTCTGGACATTTCAGAGCGGGAGCTAAAGTCGTGCAAGATAATAATAGGGAATCTTGACGAAAAAGGATACTTGTGCACAGACTTAGATGAGCTTTCAGAGCATTTTCATATCCCGGTCGAACTTCTCATCTCGTCACTTAAAGCCGTTCAGTCGCTTGACCCCAAGGGCGTAGGCGCAAGAAACTTAGAGGAGTGCCTATGGCTTCAGGCCGAATCTCACGGCGACTCTGCGGTTCTAAGGCGCATCATATACGACCACCTAGCCGACGTGGCGGAAAACAGGATGAAGCTTGTGTCTAAATCCCTCGGTGTGTCGCTGCAAAAACTCGACAGTCTTATACAGTTTCTCCGCTCACTGGATCCTAAACCAGGTCTTCAGTACGAGCATGCAAGCCATATCAGTACAGAGTTCATAGTCCCAGACGTATATATAGAGTTCGAAGACGATCTCCCGAAAGCCAAAATACCGGAATCGCTATCTCCAAAGCTCTCCATAAACAGCTACTATAAAAAGCTCCTAGAATCCGACTCTGATCCAAAGTCCAAGGTATACCTCACAGAAAAACTCAACCGTGCAGTCTTCCTCTTAAAGAGCATCGAGCAGAGAAAGAGCACGCTTATAGCCGTGACAGAGTCTATAGCGCTCTTTCAAAGTGATTTCCTGCAAGGCAGATCAGAGCTCTTGCCTCTGAATATGAAAGACGTGTCCGAGAAACTTGGCATTCACGAATCAACCGTGAGCAGAGCAGTCAAAGGGAAGTATGTGCACTCCCCTGCCGGTGTTTTCCCGCTCAAGTTCTTTTTCTCAAGCAAGAGATCGCCTTCAGGCGACTCCTCTTCATCGCTAAAATCACGGTTGGCCGAGCTTGTTTCTAGCGAAGACCCCAAAAAGCCCTACAGCGACCAGAAGCTAGCCGAGATACTGAACTCAGAAGGCTTCAAAACAGCCAGGCGTACAGTCTCAAAGTACAGGGAAGAGCTTAACATAAAGACCTCCTCACTTAGAAAAATACACAAATAA
- the tsaD gene encoding tRNA (adenosine(37)-N6)-threonylcarbamoyltransferase complex transferase subunit TsaD, with product MKENIYTLAIESSCDETSVAVLENGRSVLSNIISSQIEDHKLYGGVVPEIASRKHIENINSVIDRALVESGMKLDEMDCIGVTYGPGLVGALLVGISTAKAISYAKKIPLVPVNHIEGHIYANFIEDVELEPPFTCLIVSGGHTHLANILDYGEYEFLGQTRDDAAGEAFDKVARTLGLGYPGGPLIDKLASEGDPFSIEFPRANLDGKYDFSFSGLKSAVLNYINKEKQKGNELNIPDIAASFQQAVVEVLVEKSIEAAKESGMDKIVVAGGVAANEGLRNLMSKRAAEEGLETRFPSKILCTDNAAMIGCLAYYNYKRGIRGDMKLNAVPNLKL from the coding sequence TTGAAGGAAAATATATATACACTTGCGATAGAGAGCTCTTGCGACGAGACCTCTGTGGCTGTGCTGGAAAACGGGAGATCAGTGCTTTCGAACATAATATCATCTCAGATAGAGGACCACAAGCTATACGGCGGAGTCGTGCCGGAGATTGCCTCTAGGAAGCATATAGAGAATATAAACTCGGTAATAGACAGGGCTCTTGTGGAGAGCGGAATGAAGCTAGACGAGATGGACTGCATAGGCGTGACTTACGGGCCGGGGCTTGTGGGAGCTCTGCTTGTGGGGATCTCTACAGCCAAGGCTATTTCATACGCTAAGAAGATACCTCTTGTGCCTGTGAACCACATAGAGGGTCATATATACGCCAATTTCATTGAAGATGTGGAGCTTGAGCCTCCGTTCACCTGCCTTATAGTTTCGGGTGGTCATACACATCTGGCCAACATACTTGACTATGGAGAGTACGAATTCCTAGGCCAGACAAGAGACGACGCTGCCGGAGAGGCTTTCGACAAGGTGGCTAGAACGCTGGGGCTAGGATACCCTGGGGGGCCGCTTATAGACAAGCTGGCGAGCGAGGGAGACCCTTTCAGCATAGAGTTTCCAAGGGCGAATCTAGACGGAAAGTACGACTTCAGCTTCAGCGGACTTAAGTCGGCCGTGCTGAACTATATAAACAAGGAAAAGCAAAAGGGAAACGAGCTCAACATCCCGGACATAGCCGCATCTTTTCAGCAGGCTGTTGTGGAAGTGCTGGTGGAGAAATCCATCGAGGCTGCAAAAGAGAGCGGGATGGACAAGATAGTCGTGGCTGGAGGCGTTGCAGCCAACGAAGGGCTTAGAAATCTGATGTCTAAAAGGGCGGCGGAAGAAGGGCTTGAAACAAGATTCCCTTCAAAGATACTCTGCACAGACAATGCAGCTATGATAGGTTGTCTAGCTTATTATAACTACAAGAGAGGCATCAGGGGAGATATGAAGCTGAACGCGGTCCCTAATTTAAAACTCTAA
- a CDS encoding ABC-F family ATP-binding cassette domain-containing protein, with amino-acid sequence MIVLSCNSLTKAYLVDNILDDVSFSINQNEKVGLVGLNGAGKSTLFNILTGELSADSGTIYMPKDCKVGILRQQTSVQSENTIYEELLSVFSHLSDMEQDLRELEQRISEEGSLGHSNALEKLMSSYANLSDKFQAMNGYGFKSEVKGVLKGLGFSEDQLSTPISSLSGGQKARVALGKILLENPQILLLDEPTNHLDIEAISWLEKYIKDYKGTIILISHDRYFLDSTVSRIFHLEGGKLNTYNGNYTQFVKKRKKDIELMKKQFEIQQKEISELKEFVEKNKARASTRNMAMSRQKKLDKIERLEAPPGENARSKIRFEPSVQSGDDVLNAEKLSLSYGEKNIFREVSLRLYKGDHAGLIGPNGVGKTSLFKVIQGLSAPDSGNVAIGHNVHIGYFDQEQSNLSEESTVLDEIWNENPKLTQTEIRSLLARFLFVGDDILKEISLLSGGERSRLSLLKLMLSKSNFLLMDEPTNHLDLDSKEVLEDAIMDYDGTVLVISHDRYFLNKISSKILEMTPEGVNEYLGDYNYYLEKKSLETSPDAETPEQINKTQSKALKKKDREAEKLERQEKKRLKNLEQDISSVEEIVSSLEARLCEPEVYSNHELSLEINKELQEQKTLLEQKYEDWILLTES; translated from the coding sequence TTGATAGTTCTATCTTGCAACAGTTTAACCAAGGCTTACTTGGTCGACAATATTCTAGACGACGTAAGCTTCTCAATAAACCAAAACGAAAAAGTGGGGCTCGTCGGACTGAACGGAGCCGGAAAGTCCACTCTCTTCAACATACTCACAGGAGAGCTGTCTGCCGACTCAGGCACAATCTACATGCCTAAAGACTGCAAAGTTGGAATACTCAGGCAGCAGACTTCTGTACAAAGCGAAAATACGATATACGAGGAGCTGCTCTCGGTCTTCTCTCACCTCTCCGATATGGAGCAGGACCTCAGGGAACTCGAGCAGCGAATAAGCGAAGAGGGAAGCCTAGGGCATTCCAATGCGCTCGAAAAGCTGATGTCCTCTTATGCCAATCTAAGCGACAAGTTTCAGGCTATGAACGGATACGGTTTCAAAAGCGAAGTGAAGGGAGTGCTGAAGGGACTTGGCTTCTCGGAAGATCAGCTTTCAACTCCGATTTCTTCGCTCAGCGGGGGTCAGAAAGCCAGAGTGGCGCTCGGAAAGATACTGCTTGAAAATCCGCAGATACTCCTTCTAGACGAGCCTACAAACCACCTCGACATAGAGGCCATCAGTTGGCTTGAGAAGTATATAAAAGACTACAAAGGCACAATCATACTCATATCTCACGACAGATACTTTTTGGACAGCACTGTATCTAGGATATTCCACCTAGAAGGCGGGAAGCTAAATACCTATAATGGAAACTACACGCAGTTTGTGAAAAAGCGTAAAAAAGACATCGAGCTTATGAAGAAGCAATTTGAAATTCAGCAGAAGGAGATTTCAGAGCTAAAGGAGTTCGTGGAAAAAAACAAGGCAAGGGCTTCCACCAGGAACATGGCCATGTCCAGGCAGAAAAAGCTAGACAAGATAGAGAGGCTTGAAGCCCCTCCAGGAGAAAACGCCAGGTCTAAGATTCGCTTCGAGCCGTCTGTCCAAAGCGGAGACGACGTGCTGAACGCAGAAAAGCTCAGCCTCTCCTACGGCGAAAAGAACATTTTCAGAGAAGTCTCTTTGAGGCTTTATAAAGGCGACCACGCCGGGCTAATAGGCCCGAACGGAGTGGGCAAAACCTCCTTGTTCAAGGTAATACAGGGACTTTCAGCGCCTGACTCCGGGAACGTAGCTATAGGGCACAACGTGCACATAGGTTATTTCGACCAGGAACAGTCTAATTTAAGCGAAGAGTCTACAGTCCTAGACGAGATATGGAACGAAAACCCGAAGCTGACCCAGACAGAGATAAGGAGCTTGCTGGCCAGATTCCTGTTTGTAGGAGACGATATCCTAAAAGAGATATCACTCCTAAGCGGTGGCGAGCGAAGCAGGCTTTCTTTGCTCAAGCTCATGCTCTCTAAGTCGAACTTCCTACTTATGGACGAGCCCACTAACCATCTCGACTTGGACTCTAAGGAAGTCCTAGAAGACGCCATAATGGACTACGACGGAACGGTGCTGGTTATTTCACACGACAGGTATTTCCTGAACAAGATCTCGAGCAAGATTCTGGAGATGACCCCAGAAGGCGTCAATGAATACCTCGGAGACTACAATTACTATCTAGAGAAAAAGTCTCTGGAGACATCTCCAGATGCTGAAACACCAGAGCAGATCAACAAGACACAGTCGAAGGCCCTTAAGAAAAAAGACAGAGAGGCCGAAAAGCTCGAAAGGCAAGAGAAAAAGAGGCTGAAAAATCTAGAACAGGACATCTCTTCAGTTGAAGAAATCGTCTCTAGTCTAGAAGCAAGGCTCTGCGAGCCGGAAGTCTACTCAAACCACGAGCTAAGCCTTGAAATAAACAAAGAGCTCCAAGAGCAAAAAACACTCTTGGAGCAAAAATACGAGGACTGGATTCTGCTTACAGAATCCTAG
- a CDS encoding redox-sensing transcriptional repressor Rex has protein sequence MAKHGKVSMAVVRRLPKYHRYLGELMENDIKRISSYELSKLTGFTASQIRQDFNNFGGFGQQGYGYNVEELYNQLGNILGLDKGYNTIIIGAGNLGQAIANYRNFDNRGFRLIGIFEKNPRYMGLKIRDIPIMDIDELEGFSKDHKVDIAVITTPKEAAQEIADRVIALGVEAIWNFAPVDIKVPEGIVVENVHLSESLLALSFLIKESKRESENV, from the coding sequence ATGGCGAAGCATGGTAAAGTTTCTATGGCGGTTGTGAGGAGGCTTCCTAAGTATCACAGGTATTTAGGCGAACTTATGGAAAATGACATAAAGAGAATTTCTTCATATGAACTGAGCAAACTTACGGGATTTACAGCATCGCAAATAAGGCAGGATTTTAACAATTTTGGAGGATTCGGTCAGCAAGGATATGGATACAACGTGGAGGAGCTATACAATCAGTTGGGGAACATACTGGGGCTTGACAAAGGATACAACACTATAATAATAGGGGCTGGGAATCTGGGGCAGGCCATAGCCAACTACAGGAATTTCGACAACAGAGGTTTTAGGCTTATAGGCATATTCGAGAAGAACCCTAGGTACATGGGTCTTAAGATAAGGGATATACCTATAATGGATATAGATGAGCTTGAAGGCTTCTCAAAAGATCACAAGGTGGACATAGCTGTAATAACTACCCCGAAAGAGGCGGCTCAGGAGATAGCCGACAGGGTAATAGCGCTTGGGGTTGAAGCTATATGGAACTTCGCACCAGTGGACATAAAGGTACCAGAGGGGATAGTGGTAGAAAATGTTCATCTGAGCGAAAGCCTGCTTGCGCTTTCGTTTTTGATAAAGGAAAGCAAGCGAGAATCTGAAAATGTTTAA